A window of the Myxococcus virescens genome harbors these coding sequences:
- a CDS encoding JmjC domain-containing protein: MLLDELLNGFPRERFLQEHYLRRPFTGASAAERLQRLGTWETIDFLVEETACDVLLARQGVPYPGDRPTTAKAARELFAQGYTLALRQPDLHHPDLAQLARAFSAELHGRINLHIYCTPAGHHGFGWHCDPEEVFILQTAGRKDYLLRENTLHPAPLPESVPSGSLAAQEKTPVETHALGAGDFIYIPGGHWHMAQATEEALSISIGLMPPTLLDLLDGVRAALASSPVWRRRMPSLGRASTLDDPSKLELLRTLLSELGGELQRQLADPGYPLRFLAQTARFYLRSTGIRGNGR; this comes from the coding sequence ATGCTGCTCGATGAACTGCTGAATGGCTTTCCGCGGGAGCGCTTCCTCCAGGAGCACTACCTGCGGCGTCCCTTCACCGGCGCTTCCGCCGCGGAGCGCCTCCAGCGCCTGGGGACGTGGGAGACCATCGACTTCCTCGTCGAGGAGACGGCCTGCGACGTGCTGCTCGCGCGCCAGGGCGTGCCCTACCCGGGAGACAGGCCCACGACGGCGAAGGCGGCGCGGGAGCTGTTCGCGCAGGGCTACACGCTCGCGCTGCGGCAGCCGGACCTGCACCACCCGGACCTGGCCCAGCTGGCGCGCGCCTTCAGCGCGGAGCTGCACGGCCGCATCAACCTGCACATCTACTGCACGCCCGCGGGGCACCACGGCTTCGGCTGGCACTGCGACCCGGAGGAGGTGTTCATCCTCCAGACGGCGGGCCGCAAGGACTACCTGCTGCGGGAGAACACGCTCCACCCCGCGCCCCTGCCGGAGTCCGTGCCCAGCGGCTCCCTGGCGGCACAGGAGAAGACGCCCGTCGAGACGCACGCGCTGGGCGCCGGGGACTTCATCTACATCCCAGGCGGGCACTGGCACATGGCGCAGGCAACCGAGGAGGCGCTGTCCATCTCCATCGGCCTGATGCCGCCCACGCTCCTGGACCTCCTCGACGGGGTGAGGGCCGCGCTGGCCAGCAGCCCGGTGTGGCGGCGGCGGATGCCCTCGCTGGGGCGTGCCTCCACGCTGGACGACCCGAGCAAGCTGGAGCTGCTCCGGACGCTGCTGTCGGAGCTGGGCGGTGAACTCCAGCGCCAGCTCGCCGACCCTGGATATCCCCTGCGCTTCCTCGCGCAGACGGCCCGGTTCTATCTGCGCTCCACGGGAATCCGGGGCAACGGGCGCTGA
- a CDS encoding alpha/beta fold hydrolase, giving the protein MTTTEMQNPERQGTTGLPDGRVLGWSEWGPLTGRPVLLCPGAATSRWLGFGSAVLEQTGIRLISVDRPGLGASTPMPQRSLLDWARDIRNFRVARALNGLRAVGFSQGAPFALACAATQEVEAVALVSGGDELAHPAMRALLHPDIVKLVDLTATEPAQAEAFFAGMSPQMMWNMVIGMSHEADRAVYTEPRFAEAYRRALDEAFSQGTAGYARDTVLAMSRWPFEPESISVPVDLWYGGLDTSTVHSPDHGQTLATRIPTARRRVEPDAGGALLWTHAERILASLIVR; this is encoded by the coding sequence ATGACGACCACCGAGATGCAGAACCCCGAACGACAGGGGACGACAGGACTGCCCGACGGGCGCGTGTTGGGCTGGAGTGAGTGGGGGCCTCTCACAGGCAGGCCCGTGTTGCTCTGTCCGGGAGCAGCGACCAGCCGATGGTTGGGCTTTGGCTCGGCGGTGTTGGAGCAGACAGGCATCCGGCTCATCTCCGTCGACAGGCCCGGCCTGGGGGCGTCCACGCCCATGCCACAGCGGAGTCTCCTGGACTGGGCCCGTGACATCCGGAACTTCCGTGTTGCGCGGGCGCTGAATGGGCTTCGCGCGGTGGGCTTCTCCCAGGGCGCGCCCTTCGCCCTCGCTTGCGCCGCCACGCAAGAGGTGGAAGCGGTCGCGCTCGTCTCAGGCGGGGACGAACTGGCACACCCGGCCATGCGAGCACTCCTCCATCCGGACATCGTGAAGCTGGTGGACCTCACCGCCACGGAGCCCGCCCAAGCCGAGGCATTCTTCGCGGGGATGAGTCCTCAGATGATGTGGAACATGGTCATCGGCATGAGCCACGAAGCGGACCGCGCCGTGTACACCGAGCCACGCTTCGCCGAAGCGTACCGGCGCGCGCTGGACGAAGCGTTCTCACAAGGCACTGCGGGCTACGCACGAGACACCGTGCTGGCCATGTCCCGCTGGCCCTTCGAGCCCGAGTCCATCTCCGTGCCGGTGGACCTCTGGTACGGCGGGCTCGATACGAGCACCGTTCACTCACCCGACCACGGACAGACGCTCGCGACGAGGATTCCCACGGCCCGGCGCCGCGTGGAGCCAGACGCCGGGGGCGCACTGCTATGGACGCACGCCGAGCGCATCCTCGCGTCGCTGATTGTCCGGTAG
- a CDS encoding lysophospholipid acyltransferase family protein: protein MLSSAVLFVGAVLVWLVTLPFDRDGRVLHLYSCFWAQLYFYVNPLWHLEVDGREHLPWRGPAVLVSNHESLGDILVLFGLYRPFKWVSKASNFKLPLIGWNMRLNRYVPLVRGDKASIMKMLADCEYWLSRGVPILMFPEGTRSSDGVVKPFKDGAFALALKQRCPVIPVVLTGTARTLPKHGLVLETTARCHVQVMPPVDPSAFTDVASLRDHVRNLIVSEKARIEALTPGA, encoded by the coding sequence ATGCTCTCCAGCGCCGTGCTCTTCGTGGGCGCCGTGCTGGTCTGGCTCGTCACGTTGCCGTTCGACCGCGACGGGCGCGTCCTGCATCTGTATTCGTGCTTCTGGGCGCAGCTCTACTTCTACGTCAACCCGCTCTGGCACCTGGAGGTCGACGGCCGCGAACACCTGCCCTGGCGGGGCCCGGCCGTGCTCGTGTCCAACCACGAGTCGCTCGGCGACATCCTGGTCCTCTTCGGCCTCTACCGTCCCTTCAAGTGGGTCTCCAAGGCGTCGAACTTCAAGCTGCCCCTCATCGGCTGGAACATGCGGCTCAACCGCTATGTCCCCCTGGTGCGCGGCGACAAGGCGAGCATCATGAAGATGCTGGCCGACTGCGAATACTGGCTGTCTCGCGGCGTGCCCATCCTCATGTTCCCCGAAGGCACACGCTCCTCCGACGGCGTCGTGAAGCCCTTCAAGGACGGCGCCTTCGCGTTGGCCTTGAAGCAGCGCTGCCCCGTCATCCCCGTGGTCCTCACCGGCACCGCGCGCACCCTGCCCAAGCACGGCCTGGTGCTGGAGACCACCGCCCGCTGCCACGTCCAGGTCATGCCCCCTGTCGACCCCAGCGCCTTCACCGATGTGGCGTCCCTGCGTGACCACGTCCGGAATCTCATCGTCTCGGAAAAAGCGCGCATCGAGGCCCTGACGCCCGGCGCCTGA
- a CDS encoding carboxypeptidase-like regulatory domain-containing protein, with amino-acid sequence MRKQPVVMVALGGLALALAVALVHVQDDSGARPPPPTAQRGPSLRKLDAPTPPPKGNHSLRGRVLDPWRRPVAGIQVSATREMPGESLSALPCDTRAPDVSLSSGDCMGAPEEEVRGLVEVGHGGAPVVAQAVTSAEGTFRLEGLPEGTVALWAIGEHHATLALDVSTGAQDVTLVLDPGLFLPGRVIVESGAPLPGARVTLFHQEHSRFFDARTGADGRFAFGPLPPGDYTVVAASDGLLTDSLQDVEMEDLNPIVLHRPRRLSGRVLAQDTPVAGAEVHVAYTSSVTVTDDQGRFSFEPLSPGDYEVRAEHQGAYGFAMVTLTEEDGDADTTVHLGTLIYLEGTVRDESGRPIPEAHVGAGAARGRAPPVDYATTMADGRFRLGPLRREPYIFNVLASGYLGTLRDEVATPGLRLDFTLARAHVIRGIVIDAQGTPVPDVDIDLDRESLPDTEIDFERVDATRSDEHGRFELAAPQPGRYEIVFTSQGHLEARVMADAPSPELRVVMEATARVEGTVTSAQGLPVHHMAIHLEADSDAWSSHAVESDEEGRFSITGVLPGTYRLHAGTNTPPAPRAASRTVTVHGSEVVNASLRLETGAPVSGIVVDERGRPVANATVEGQSLSGQRDDLPPSVTTSDDEGHFTLHHLAEGECSLRAAKGRYVFEATEPRAPGVAHPAVLAQSGARNVRLVLRSQGNVHGRVVRANGTPITRFTINQEPFRDPEGSFRFAAPVAGTQRLTFEAPGLTRAVREVQVPAAEDLDLGQVRLEAGRNVRGRVVDAATSKPIEDAIVEVHLPGEGGTFEEVTALAVDVSQPDGTFAFPLLEARPLDVLVQTNQGHPILRHRIGTGDEALELRVYPGAQVEGTLKDRDGNPAEAVVQLVAEDRDYSASVDDALGTFQARNVPAGTYTLSASMGQNAEGRSVAFLPQRVKVPPMGKVTFAFTEATGGGTMRLGIRMPPVKPDVGIYKALLSGTLPPTVSGRELRTRARFGDIRASTKSLEGVLVYEQLPAGAYTFIVLLEEEGKPARFTVHREELFLAEGETLERDIPVTPRPLP; translated from the coding sequence ATGCGCAAACAGCCGGTGGTGATGGTCGCGCTCGGTGGACTCGCACTGGCGCTGGCCGTGGCGCTCGTCCATGTCCAGGACGACTCGGGTGCTCGACCACCGCCGCCCACCGCGCAGCGCGGTCCGTCGCTTCGAAAGCTCGACGCCCCCACCCCCCCGCCGAAAGGCAACCACTCGCTCCGTGGCCGCGTGCTCGACCCGTGGCGCCGCCCCGTCGCAGGCATCCAGGTCTCCGCCACGCGTGAGATGCCCGGCGAGTCCCTGTCCGCACTTCCCTGTGACACACGCGCGCCGGACGTGTCGCTGTCCTCCGGCGACTGCATGGGAGCGCCCGAGGAGGAGGTGCGGGGCCTCGTCGAGGTGGGCCACGGCGGCGCGCCCGTGGTGGCCCAGGCCGTCACGTCGGCGGAGGGAACGTTCCGTCTCGAAGGACTGCCCGAGGGCACGGTGGCGCTCTGGGCCATCGGCGAGCATCACGCCACGCTGGCGCTCGACGTCAGCACCGGCGCGCAGGACGTGACGCTCGTCCTCGACCCGGGCCTCTTCCTTCCGGGCCGCGTCATCGTTGAATCCGGCGCGCCGCTGCCCGGAGCCCGCGTGACGCTCTTCCACCAGGAGCACTCCCGCTTCTTCGATGCCAGGACTGGCGCGGATGGCCGCTTCGCCTTCGGTCCGCTTCCACCGGGCGACTACACCGTCGTCGCCGCCAGTGACGGCCTGCTGACAGACTCCCTTCAAGACGTGGAGATGGAGGACCTGAATCCCATCGTCCTCCACCGACCCCGGCGGCTGTCCGGGCGCGTGCTTGCCCAGGACACGCCCGTCGCCGGCGCGGAAGTCCACGTGGCCTACACGTCGTCCGTCACCGTGACGGACGACCAGGGCCGCTTCTCCTTCGAGCCACTCTCTCCAGGTGATTACGAGGTGCGCGCGGAGCACCAGGGCGCCTACGGCTTCGCCATGGTGACGCTCACCGAGGAAGACGGGGACGCGGACACCACCGTGCACCTGGGCACGCTCATCTATCTGGAAGGCACCGTTCGCGACGAGTCCGGGCGCCCCATCCCTGAAGCCCATGTGGGCGCTGGCGCGGCCAGGGGACGGGCCCCTCCCGTGGACTACGCCACCACGATGGCGGACGGCCGGTTCCGGCTGGGCCCGCTGCGGCGGGAGCCCTACATCTTCAACGTCCTGGCCTCCGGCTATCTGGGCACGCTGCGTGACGAAGTCGCCACGCCTGGACTGCGTCTGGACTTCACGCTCGCGCGCGCCCACGTCATCCGAGGCATCGTCATCGACGCCCAGGGAACCCCCGTGCCCGATGTGGACATCGACCTGGACAGGGAGTCGCTACCCGACACCGAGATAGACTTCGAGCGCGTGGACGCCACCAGGTCGGACGAGCACGGCCGCTTCGAGCTCGCGGCCCCCCAGCCAGGGCGCTACGAAATCGTCTTCACCAGCCAGGGCCATCTGGAGGCGCGGGTGATGGCGGACGCCCCGAGCCCCGAGCTCCGCGTGGTGATGGAGGCGACGGCCCGCGTGGAGGGCACCGTCACGAGCGCCCAGGGCCTCCCCGTCCACCACATGGCGATTCACCTCGAGGCTGACAGCGACGCCTGGAGCTCCCACGCCGTCGAGAGCGACGAGGAGGGGCGCTTCTCCATCACCGGGGTGCTCCCGGGCACGTACCGCCTGCACGCGGGGACGAACACCCCCCCGGCCCCCCGAGCGGCGTCGCGTACCGTCACCGTGCACGGCTCGGAGGTCGTGAATGCCTCGCTGCGGCTGGAGACCGGAGCGCCGGTGTCCGGCATCGTCGTGGACGAGCGCGGGCGCCCGGTGGCGAACGCCACGGTGGAGGGGCAATCCCTGTCGGGCCAGCGCGACGACCTCCCCCCCAGCGTCACCACCAGCGACGACGAGGGCCACTTCACCCTGCACCACCTGGCGGAAGGTGAGTGCTCGCTGCGCGCGGCGAAGGGCCGGTATGTGTTCGAGGCCACCGAGCCGCGTGCTCCCGGCGTCGCGCATCCCGCGGTCCTCGCGCAGTCGGGAGCTCGCAACGTGCGGCTGGTGCTGCGAAGCCAGGGGAACGTCCATGGCCGCGTGGTGCGCGCGAATGGCACCCCCATCACCCGCTTCACCATCAACCAGGAGCCCTTCCGGGACCCCGAGGGGAGCTTCAGGTTCGCCGCCCCCGTCGCAGGGACACAGCGGCTGACCTTCGAGGCCCCCGGGCTGACGCGCGCCGTGCGCGAGGTGCAGGTCCCCGCGGCCGAGGACCTGGACCTGGGGCAGGTGCGGCTGGAGGCTGGGCGCAACGTCCGCGGCCGGGTGGTGGACGCGGCGACGTCGAAACCCATCGAGGACGCCATCGTCGAGGTCCACCTGCCGGGTGAAGGCGGCACATTCGAGGAAGTCACCGCGCTGGCCGTGGACGTCTCCCAACCGGATGGCACTTTCGCCTTCCCACTGCTGGAAGCGCGCCCGCTGGACGTGCTGGTCCAGACGAACCAGGGGCACCCCATCCTGCGCCATCGGATTGGTACGGGTGACGAAGCCTTGGAGTTGCGGGTGTATCCGGGCGCGCAGGTGGAAGGCACCCTGAAGGACCGCGACGGAAACCCCGCGGAAGCCGTCGTGCAGCTCGTCGCCGAAGACAGGGACTACTCCGCCTCGGTGGACGACGCGTTGGGGACGTTCCAGGCCCGGAACGTCCCGGCGGGCACCTACACGCTGTCGGCGTCCATGGGACAGAACGCGGAAGGCCGCAGCGTGGCCTTCCTTCCGCAGCGCGTGAAGGTTCCCCCCATGGGGAAGGTGACGTTCGCCTTCACGGAAGCCACCGGTGGCGGCACGATGCGACTCGGCATCCGGATGCCTCCCGTCAAGCCGGACGTGGGGATCTACAAGGCGTTGCTGTCGGGCACGCTGCCACCGACCGTGTCCGGCCGGGAGCTCCGCACCCGGGCCCGCTTCGGAGACATCCGAGCGTCCACGAAGAGCCTGGAGGGCGTGTTGGTGTACGAGCAGCTCCCGGCTGGGGCGTACACGTTCATCGTCCTGCTGGAAGAAGAGGGGAAGCCCGCTCGCTTCACCGTCCACCGGGAGGAGCTCTTCCTCGCGGAGGGGGAGACGCTGGAGCGGGACATCCCGGTGACGCCACGGCCCCTGCCCTGA
- a CDS encoding phospholipid scramblase family protein, translating into MSDKRPLADTTELELDWRGRAPRQPEVPSSAALEPLSEVEVPSGAGKGLPGDPRHMSIELRQSVQGMMETPALRMRQMREGLEIIFGAQTRNRYEVCDDTGRVALYVEEEARGFGAMLRRTFSPFYKARMECMTLGGIVALVVERPWSILLTKADILAWDGRLMARIQQRFTLLGRHLDIVTPGGAVIATVKGPLLRPWTFRIFQNDVEVAVVRKRWSGFLQESFSAADTFTLDFQPQCTDFRLRQLVLAVALLIDLTYFENNSHRAALGPGLDLFDALMFWKK; encoded by the coding sequence ATGAGCGACAAGCGCCCCCTGGCGGACACGACCGAGCTGGAGCTGGACTGGCGTGGCCGCGCCCCCCGTCAGCCGGAGGTGCCCTCCAGCGCGGCCTTGGAGCCGCTTTCCGAGGTCGAGGTGCCGTCCGGCGCGGGCAAGGGGCTCCCGGGCGACCCGCGCCACATGAGCATCGAGCTGCGCCAGTCGGTGCAGGGGATGATGGAGACGCCCGCGCTGCGCATGCGGCAGATGCGCGAGGGGCTGGAAATCATCTTCGGCGCCCAGACGCGCAACCGCTACGAGGTGTGCGACGATACGGGCCGCGTCGCGCTCTACGTGGAGGAGGAGGCCCGTGGCTTCGGCGCCATGCTCCGGCGGACCTTCTCGCCCTTCTACAAGGCCCGGATGGAGTGCATGACGCTGGGCGGCATCGTGGCGCTCGTGGTGGAGCGCCCCTGGAGCATCCTCCTCACGAAGGCGGACATCCTGGCCTGGGACGGCCGACTGATGGCGCGCATCCAACAGCGCTTCACCCTGCTGGGACGCCACCTGGACATCGTCACGCCCGGCGGCGCCGTCATCGCCACCGTGAAGGGCCCGCTCCTCAGACCCTGGACCTTCCGTATCTTCCAGAATGACGTGGAAGTGGCCGTGGTCCGCAAACGCTGGAGTGGCTTCCTCCAGGAGAGCTTCTCCGCCGCGGACACCTTCACCCTCGACTTCCAGCCCCAGTGCACCGACTTCCGGCTGCGGCAGCTGGTGCTGGCCGTCGCCCTGCTCATCGACCTGACGTACTTCGAGAACAACAGCCACCGCGCCGCCCTGGGCCCGGGGCTGGACCTGTTCGACGCGTTGATGTTCTGGAAGAAGTAG